Proteins encoded by one window of Lutibacter sp. A64:
- a CDS encoding adenylyltransferase/cytidyltransferase family protein, translating into MKIGITFSAFDLLHAGHIKMLEEAKSQCDYLICGLQTDPTIDRPEKNKPVQTVVERYIQLKGCKFVDEIVPYTTEQDLEDILHSFKIDVRIVGDEYQNKDFTGRTYCEENNITLYFNHRDHRFSSTSLRNEVHQREQKS; encoded by the coding sequence ATGAAAATAGGAATTACTTTTAGCGCATTTGACTTATTACATGCCGGACATATAAAAATGTTAGAAGAAGCCAAAAGTCAATGCGATTATTTAATCTGCGGTTTACAAACCGATCCAACTATAGACAGACCAGAAAAAAATAAACCCGTACAAACGGTAGTGGAACGTTATATACAATTAAAAGGCTGTAAATTTGTAGACGAAATTGTGCCGTATACCACAGAACAAGATTTAGAAGATATATTACATTCCTTTAAAATTGATGTACGTATTGTTGGTGATGAGTACCAAAACAAAGATTTTACCGGTAGAACCTATTGCGAAGAAAATAACATAACTCTGTATTTTAACCATAGAGATCATCGTTTTTCTAGTACTAGTTTAAGAAATGAAGTACACCAACGCGAACAAAAATCATAA
- a CDS encoding GDP-L-fucose synthase family protein, whose translation MKKASKIYIAGHKGMVGSAIWRALTAAGYTNLIGKTSKELDLRNQAQVYKFITEEQPEAIIDAAAKVGGILANSKNQYEFLLENMQIQNNLIQAAHTNNVNKFIFLGSSCIYPKLAAQPLKEDYLLTDSLEPTNEGYAIAKISGVKLCQFIRNQYQKDFVSLMPTNLYGPFDNFDLTASHVLPAMLRKFYEAKNNNNATVNLWGNGTPMREFLHVDDLAKAVLFTLEHKLPEHVYNVGTGTDVTIKQLATTIQKITGHTGTIDWDSSKPNGTPRKLLDVSKLNKLGWQASIELEEGIATTFKWFLENQENLKKKN comes from the coding sequence ATGAAGAAAGCATCAAAAATATACATAGCCGGACATAAAGGAATGGTAGGTTCTGCTATTTGGCGCGCTTTAACAGCAGCAGGTTACACCAATTTAATAGGTAAAACCAGCAAGGAATTAGACCTTCGTAACCAAGCGCAGGTTTATAAATTTATAACTGAAGAACAACCAGAAGCTATTATAGATGCGGCAGCTAAAGTTGGAGGGATTTTAGCAAATAGTAAAAATCAATACGAGTTTTTACTAGAAAATATGCAAATACAAAACAATTTAATACAAGCAGCACATACAAATAATGTGAACAAATTTATATTTTTAGGCAGTTCTTGTATTTATCCTAAATTGGCAGCACAACCTTTAAAAGAAGACTATTTATTAACAGACAGTTTAGAACCAACAAATGAAGGTTATGCCATCGCTAAAATTTCTGGAGTAAAATTGTGTCAATTTATACGCAATCAATATCAAAAAGATTTTGTGAGTTTAATGCCAACTAATTTATATGGCCCGTTCGATAATTTTGATTTAACAGCTTCGCACGTACTACCAGCAATGCTCCGTAAATTTTATGAAGCCAAAAATAATAACAATGCCACTGTAAATTTATGGGGAAATGGTACTCCAATGCGCGAATTTTTACACGTAGATGATTTGGCAAAAGCAGTACTTTTTACCCTAGAACATAAATTACCAGAACATGTTTACAATGTAGGTACAGGCACCGATGTTACTATAAAACAATTGGCTACAACCATTCAAAAAATAACCGGACATACCGGAACTATTGATTGGGATAGCAGTAAGCCAAATGGTACACCACGTAAATTATTAGACGTTTCAAAATTAAATAAGCTAGGTTGGCAGGCCTCTATAGAATTAGAAGAAGGTATAGCAACAACTTTTAAATGGTTTTTAGAAAATCAAGAAAATCTTAAAAAGAAAAATTAA
- the nusG gene encoding transcription termination/antitermination protein NusG, giving the protein MYWFVLNVKRKNEIKVASLLEAAGFKVYCPTYTTVKKWSDRKKKVTKPLIATYIFIKIKEKHRAKVFEIPGIIRYLFYLGEPAKVLNKEIKILKDFLKEGASVPKIENIKPGDNHLITNGPFKGKNGVVQEVGNNRLQVVLKELGIKVTLQKKNL; this is encoded by the coding sequence ATGTATTGGTTTGTATTAAATGTTAAACGCAAAAACGAGATAAAAGTTGCAAGCCTTCTAGAAGCTGCAGGTTTTAAAGTTTATTGCCCTACTTATACTACTGTAAAAAAATGGTCAGATCGTAAAAAAAAGGTTACAAAACCTTTAATTGCCACTTATATTTTTATTAAAATTAAAGAGAAACATCGTGCAAAAGTTTTTGAAATTCCAGGGATTATAAGATACTTATTTTATTTAGGTGAGCCTGCCAAAGTCTTAAATAAAGAAATTAAGATTCTTAAAGATTTTTTAAAAGAAGGTGCTTCTGTACCAAAAATAGAAAATATAAAACCTGGAGACAATCATTTAATTACAAATGGACCTTTTAAAGGTAAAAATGGAGTAGTTCAAGAAGTTGGAAACAATAGGCTTCAAGTTGTTTTAAAAGAGTTAGGGATAAAAGTAACCCTTCAAAAAAAGAATCTTTAA
- a CDS encoding response regulator, which produces MFQKVLIAEDMDFINSGIKSQLAELNIAQIEYVQYCDEALLKLKSAKLNNAPFDLLISDLSFEEDYVEQKIKSGDELIKKVREEFSLLKIVVFSVEDKEYRVQKLFNEYKINAYVWKSREGLRELKKALLQLFNSDKIYISPHISGAVSKQKTIEISEYDIFLIECLSKGYQQEEISTILKDKNWSPTSVSSIEKRLKILREHFNASNPTHLVAIAKDLGLI; this is translated from the coding sequence ATGTTTCAAAAAGTATTAATTGCAGAAGATATGGACTTTATTAATAGTGGAATAAAGTCGCAATTGGCAGAATTAAATATTGCTCAAATTGAGTATGTGCAATATTGTGATGAAGCCTTACTTAAATTAAAAAGTGCTAAATTAAATAATGCCCCTTTTGATTTATTAATAAGTGATTTGTCATTCGAAGAGGATTATGTTGAGCAAAAAATAAAATCTGGAGATGAATTAATAAAAAAAGTAAGAGAAGAATTTTCGTTATTAAAAATAGTGGTATTTTCTGTTGAAGATAAAGAGTATAGAGTACAAAAGCTGTTTAATGAATATAAAATCAATGCTTATGTATGGAAAAGTAGGGAAGGATTAAGAGAGCTTAAAAAGGCGCTACTACAACTATTTAATTCAGACAAAATTTACATTTCTCCGCATATTTCCGGAGCAGTATCAAAACAAAAAACAATTGAAATATCAGAATATGATATTTTTTTAATAGAATGCCTTTCTAAAGGTTACCAACAAGAAGAAATTAGTACTATTTTAAAAGATAAAAATTGGTCGCCTACAAGTGTAAGTTCTATTGAAAAAAGATTGAAAATTCTAAGAGAACATTTTAATGCTAGCAACCCTACACATTTAGTTGCAATAGCTAAAGATTTAGGATTGATTTAA
- a CDS encoding IS3 family transposase (programmed frameshift): MSKTKRYDKEFKIMLVELMLSGQSAEDLGKEYGVHSASIRSWKRSYLSNRESFTGSGTPSLTPEEKEIRELKRRLRDAEMERDNLKKGGEHLLQERQVKYRFINKHSTNYPVEKMCKLLKISRNSYYQWLRNSSIIRVSKTRILKAKIYQIWKTNRKVYGSYKITKTLARAGYHYHPSYISRLMQQMGIRSQSKRKYVVTTNSNHNYNISPNILNRNFNIKELGKVWVSDITYIRCKDKWIYLTTMIDLADRKIVGWSLSNDMTVENTVYKAWARARKNRPISDDFIFHSDRGVQYASGKMTAIFRHNKKINQSMSRKGNCWDNAVAESFFKTIKCELIYRRSFKTFIQAYSQIDSYIHWYNTKRIHQSLDYLTPLEMEIILKNIKTKRAA; this comes from the exons ATGAGTAAAACAAAAAGGTACGACAAGGAATTTAAGATTATGTTAGTAGAATTAATGCTCTCAGGTCAGAGTGCAGAAGATTTGGGGAAAGAATATGGTGTCCATTCTGCAAGTATACGCAGTTGGAAAAGATCCTATTTATCAAACCGAGAATCTTTTACAGGTTCAGGAACTCCGAGCTTAACACCAGAAGAAAAAGAGATTCGAGAATTGAAAAGGCGTCTTAGAGATGCTGAGATGGAGAGGGATA ATCTTAAAAAAGGCGGTGAGCATCTTCTCCAAGAACGACAGGTAAAGTACAGGTTTATAAATAAACACAGTACCAACTATCCTGTTGAGAAGATGTGTAAACTTTTAAAAATTAGTAGAAATTCTTATTATCAATGGCTAAGAAATAGTAGTATTATCAGAGTCTCTAAAACAAGAATACTTAAAGCGAAAATTTATCAAATATGGAAAACAAATCGTAAAGTATATGGTAGTTATAAAATCACTAAAACCTTAGCTAGAGCGGGATATCATTATCATCCATCGTATATTTCAAGACTTATGCAGCAAATGGGAATTAGAAGCCAATCTAAAAGAAAATATGTAGTTACAACGAATTCTAATCATAATTATAACATCAGTCCTAATATATTGAATAGGAATTTCAACATAAAAGAACTTGGTAAGGTTTGGGTTTCTGATATTACCTACATTCGATGTAAAGACAAATGGATTTATTTAACTACTATGATAGATTTAGCTGATAGAAAGATTGTTGGATGGTCTTTAAGCAATGATATGACTGTAGAAAATACAGTTTATAAAGCCTGGGCAAGAGCTAGAAAAAACAGACCCATTTCAGATGATTTTATTTTTCATTCTGATAGAGGGGTTCAATATGCGTCAGGTAAAATGACTGCTATTTTTAGGCATAATAAAAAGATAAATCAAAGTATGAGTAGAAAAGGTAATTGTTGGGATAATGCAGTAGCTGAATCATTTTTTAAAACAATTAAATGCGAATTAATTTACAGAAGATCATTCAAAACCTTTATCCAGGCATATAGTCAAATAGATAGTTATATTCATTGGTATAATACTAAAAGAATACATCAGTCTTTAGACTATTTAACTCCTCTAGAAATGGAAATAATATTAAAAAATATCAAAACTAAACGAGCCGCTTAA
- a CDS encoding adenylyltransferase/cytidyltransferase family protein — MSKKPKAIIVSGYFNPIHKGHLEYFIQAKALADVLFVIVNNDYQRSLKGAKEFQLEDERMFIVDHIKPVDKTILSIDKDRTVCATIEKIAKEYGDRYTLTFANGGDQNNNSIPERPICEALGIELLDGLGEKIQSSSWLLKKS, encoded by the coding sequence ATGAGTAAAAAACCCAAAGCTATAATCGTTAGCGGTTATTTTAACCCAATACATAAAGGCCATTTAGAATATTTTATACAAGCAAAAGCATTGGCAGATGTATTGTTTGTAATTGTAAATAACGACTACCAACGCAGTTTAAAAGGAGCTAAAGAGTTTCAATTAGAAGATGAGCGTATGTTTATTGTAGATCATATAAAACCTGTAGATAAAACAATATTATCTATTGACAAAGACAGAACCGTATGCGCTACAATAGAAAAAATAGCAAAAGAATATGGAGATCGTTATACGCTGACATTTGCAAATGGAGGCGATCAAAATAACAATTCAATTCCAGAACGTCCTATTTGTGAAGCATTAGGGATTGAGTTATTAGATGGTTTGGGCGAAAAAATACAATCGTCTTCGTGGTTATTAAAAAAATCTTAA
- a CDS encoding acyltransferase, producing the protein MKRYIRFLVNLCRTIIFNYRLLSFKDAIKLPFWLNQKVIIHGNSGSIKFTVPIKRKMFVFTTIHSEILGEKPSHWNNHGKIVIQGYNIRIGSGTCISCFKNGEIQFGNNITFGGNNKVIAQQKIEVGANLRTAWEVQIIDTNFHYTINSITKEISAKQNPIIIGEDCWLANRASLMKGVNLPDKTIVASNSIVNKQYLVPQEEDSLVVGGCPAKVIGYNISRLRLTGDQEMDLTLKLKQLNLDKIQIEDVNTLKFDY; encoded by the coding sequence ATGAAAAGATATATAAGATTTTTAGTTAATCTTTGTAGAACTATAATTTTTAATTATAGATTACTGAGTTTTAAAGATGCTATAAAATTGCCTTTTTGGTTAAATCAAAAGGTTATTATACATGGGAACAGCGGAAGTATTAAATTTACAGTTCCTATTAAAAGGAAGATGTTTGTATTTACAACTATTCACAGTGAAATTTTAGGAGAGAAGCCTTCGCATTGGAATAATCATGGGAAAATAGTAATTCAAGGTTATAATATTAGAATTGGAAGTGGAACTTGTATTAGTTGTTTTAAAAATGGTGAAATTCAATTTGGAAACAATATAACTTTTGGAGGTAACAATAAAGTAATAGCACAACAAAAAATTGAGGTAGGGGCAAATTTAAGAACAGCTTGGGAAGTTCAAATTATTGATACAAATTTTCATTATACAATAAACAGTATAACTAAGGAAATTAGTGCTAAACAAAACCCGATAATTATAGGTGAAGATTGTTGGTTGGCTAATAGAGCTAGCTTAATGAAAGGTGTAAATTTACCAGACAAAACTATTGTAGCGAGTAATTCAATAGTAAATAAACAATATTTAGTACCTCAAGAAGAGGATAGTTTGGTTGTTGGAGGTTGTCCTGCTAAAGTGATTGGTTATAATATTTCAAGATTGAGATTAACTGGAGATCAAGAAATGGATTTGACTTTAAAACTTAAACAATTGAATTTGGACAAAATACAAATAGAGGATGTTAATACACTTAAATTTGATTATTAA
- a CDS encoding GxxExxY protein codes for MSKLLFEEESFKIIGACIEVHKKLGAGFLEEIYYEAIEKEFTNKSIPFEKNKKLDISYDGVPLKKQFTADFLCYNKILVVVMVDSVIKEEYIHKTLNYLKVTNLKLALLINFGASNLKWKRLIHTNVNH; via the coding sequence ATGAGTAAATTATTATTTGAAGAAGAAAGCTTTAAAATTATAGGTGCTTGTATAGAAGTACATAAAAAATTAGGAGCAGGTTTTCTTGAAGAAATATATTATGAAGCTATAGAAAAGGAGTTTACAAATAAAAGTATTCCTTTTGAAAAAAATAAAAAATTAGACATCAGTTACGACGGTGTTCCATTAAAAAAACAATTTACAGCAGATTTTTTATGTTATAATAAAATTTTGGTTGTTGTAATGGTAGATAGTGTTATAAAAGAAGAATACATACATAAAACACTTAATTATTTAAAAGTTACCAATTTAAAATTAGCATTGCTCATTAATTTTGGAGCATCTAATTTAAAATGGAAAAGGCTTATTCATACTAATGTTAACCATTAG
- a CDS encoding sensor histidine kinase — MNQDLQHINTALFSDKIKVFIDENIQDFIELDTNGFVQSINPSLCELVGINENEAIGTHIKHIQFSKAKEGSKEHKNKRIEKNIELLLSKLRTQSKLSSSKDEKIAILTHDLFNHFNSMLGFLTLLKDNIRTYELEKIEKFIHIINNSATNAADLLKDSLKWVRSESGLLSFNLKPYVFWNIVDNELLKLNDLIADKNIKIVNKVDVNELVICDKYMIKTVVRNLITNAIKFSYSNGEVCIDLKETKTHQIIIIKDNGVGMHKEQLGIIFEVTENKSTSGTEGEKGTGLGLIICKAFVEKHNGTIKVTSELGKGTQFQVLLPKEVV, encoded by the coding sequence ATGAACCAAGATTTACAACATATTAATACTGCACTTTTTTCAGATAAAATTAAAGTTTTTATAGATGAAAATATTCAAGATTTTATTGAATTAGACACTAATGGTTTTGTTCAAAGTATAAATCCATCATTGTGTGAGTTGGTTGGTATAAATGAAAATGAGGCTATTGGAACCCATATTAAACATATTCAGTTTTCAAAAGCTAAAGAAGGTTCAAAAGAACACAAAAATAAAAGAATTGAAAAAAATATTGAGTTATTACTTTCAAAACTAAGAACGCAATCTAAATTAAGTAGTAGTAAAGATGAGAAGATTGCAATTTTAACACACGATTTATTCAATCATTTTAATTCAATGTTAGGTTTTTTAACATTGTTAAAAGATAATATAAGAACCTATGAACTGGAAAAAATTGAAAAGTTTATACATATTATAAATAATTCAGCAACAAATGCAGCCGACCTTTTAAAAGATTCCTTAAAATGGGTGCGTTCAGAATCTGGTTTACTAAGTTTTAATTTAAAGCCGTATGTTTTCTGGAATATAGTGGATAATGAATTGTTAAAATTAAACGATTTAATAGCAGATAAAAACATTAAAATTGTAAATAAGGTTGATGTAAATGAGCTGGTAATTTGCGATAAGTATATGATTAAAACGGTTGTTAGAAATTTAATTACTAACGCCATAAAGTTTAGTTACAGCAACGGAGAGGTTTGTATAGATTTAAAAGAAACTAAAACGCATCAAATTATTATAATTAAAGATAATGGGGTGGGTATGCATAAAGAACAACTAGGAATTATTTTTGAAGTAACAGAAAATAAATCTACATCGGGAACAGAAGGTGAAAAAGGTACAGGTTTAGGTTTAATAATATGTAAAGCGTTTGTTGAAAAACATAATGGAACTATAAAAGTAACATCTGAACTAGGAAAAGGAACTCAATTTCAAGTTTTATTGCCTAAAGAAGTAGTATAA
- a CDS encoding UDP-glucose dehydrogenase family protein — MKLVIVGSGYVGLVSGTCFSEMGNKVICVDTDSAKIEKLKAGIIPIYEPGLAPMVLKNSEQGNLSFTTNLATALVDAAIVFIAVGTPMGDDGSADLQYVLAVAKEIGATMQNELIVVDKSTVPIGTADKVKATIQAALDKRQVNIPFHVVSNPEFLKEGAAINDFMKPDRVVIGSDTKVATEKMKQLYAPFCMSHDRFIAMDIRSAEMTKYAANAMLATKISFMNEIANICEHVGADANMVRTGIGSDKRIGYSFIYPGAGYGGSCFPKDVKALKKIAAAHKYNAKIITAVEEVNNAQKLVIAQKVVQRFGKDLTGLTFGIWGLAFKPGTDDMREAPAIYVIKELVKRGATIKAYDPKAVEEAKLMYLKDVQHISYVNSKYTAIENAAALILLTEWKEFRSPDFEEIKKQLKTPVIFDGRNQYNSYNLEEKGFEYFQIGKR; from the coding sequence ATGAAATTAGTAATTGTAGGAAGTGGATATGTAGGTTTGGTATCTGGAACCTGTTTTTCAGAAATGGGAAATAAGGTAATTTGTGTAGATACAGACAGCGCTAAAATTGAAAAACTTAAAGCAGGCATTATTCCTATTTACGAACCTGGTTTAGCACCTATGGTTTTAAAAAATTCCGAACAAGGAAATCTTTCTTTTACAACTAATCTAGCAACAGCACTTGTAGATGCAGCTATTGTATTTATAGCGGTAGGAACACCTATGGGCGACGATGGTTCGGCAGATTTACAATATGTATTGGCAGTTGCAAAAGAAATAGGAGCAACTATGCAAAACGAATTGATAGTAGTAGATAAATCTACAGTGCCAATTGGTACAGCAGATAAGGTAAAAGCAACCATACAAGCAGCATTGGATAAACGACAAGTAAACATACCGTTTCATGTAGTTTCCAATCCAGAATTTTTAAAAGAAGGTGCTGCAATTAACGATTTTATGAAACCAGACAGAGTTGTTATTGGTTCGGATACTAAAGTTGCAACCGAAAAAATGAAACAGTTGTACGCTCCATTTTGTATGTCGCACGACAGGTTTATAGCTATGGACATACGTTCTGCTGAAATGACAAAATACGCTGCAAATGCTATGCTAGCAACAAAAATTTCATTTATGAATGAAATTGCCAATATATGTGAGCACGTAGGAGCAGATGCCAATATGGTACGTACAGGTATTGGCTCCGATAAAAGAATAGGGTATAGCTTTATTTATCCAGGGGCAGGCTATGGAGGTTCTTGTTTTCCTAAAGATGTAAAAGCATTAAAAAAAATTGCTGCAGCACATAAGTACAATGCAAAAATAATAACAGCTGTAGAAGAGGTAAACAATGCACAAAAATTGGTAATAGCACAAAAAGTAGTACAGCGTTTTGGCAAAGATTTAACAGGACTCACGTTTGGTATTTGGGGCTTAGCCTTTAAGCCTGGAACTGATGATATGCGCGAAGCTCCTGCTATTTATGTAATTAAAGAATTGGTAAAAAGAGGCGCTACAATTAAGGCCTACGATCCTAAAGCTGTAGAAGAAGCCAAACTCATGTATTTAAAAGATGTACAACATATTAGCTATGTAAACTCTAAATACACCGCTATTGAAAATGCAGCCGCTTTAATTTTATTAACCGAATGGAAAGAATTCCGTTCTCCAGATTTTGAAGAAATTAAAAAACAATTAAAAACGCCTGTTATTTTTGATGGTAGAAACCAATACAATAGTTACAATTTAGAAGAAAAGGGTTTTGAATATTTTCAAATTGGGAAAAGATAA
- the gmd gene encoding GDP-mannose 4,6-dehydratase, whose amino-acid sequence MKKIAFITGVTGQDGAYLSEFLLKKGYEVHGLKRRSSQFNTDRIDHLYQDPHLDNKSFILHYGDMTDSTNLIRLIQEIQPDEIYNLAAMSHVAVSFETPEYTGNADGLGTLRLLDAVRLLGLEKKTKIYQASTSELYGKVQEVPQSETTPFYPRSPYAVAKMYAYWITVNYREAYNMFACNGILFNHESPIRGETFVTRKITRATARIALGLQDKMYLGNLDAKRDWGHAKDYVRMMWMILQAETPEDWVIATGKTTSVREFVRLSFAEVGIELEFKGTGVNERAVIKACNNKDYQVAIGKEVLAVDPTYFRPTEVDLLIGDPTKANTKLGWTPKYNLQELVKDMMQSDLKLMQKDQYLKDGGYTTLNYFE is encoded by the coding sequence ATGAAAAAGATTGCATTTATTACAGGAGTAACAGGGCAAGATGGCGCTTATTTAAGTGAGTTTTTGCTAAAAAAAGGCTATGAAGTACACGGTTTAAAACGTCGTTCTTCGCAATTTAATACAGATAGAATAGATCATTTATATCAAGATCCTCATTTAGATAATAAAAGTTTTATACTTCATTATGGAGATATGACCGATAGTACCAATTTAATACGATTGATACAAGAAATTCAACCAGATGAAATCTATAATCTTGCAGCTATGAGTCATGTTGCTGTTTCTTTTGAAACACCTGAATATACTGGAAATGCGGACGGTTTGGGAACTCTACGTCTTTTAGATGCTGTACGTTTATTAGGATTGGAAAAAAAGACTAAAATTTATCAGGCATCAACTTCAGAATTGTATGGGAAAGTACAAGAAGTACCACAATCTGAAACCACACCTTTTTACCCGCGTTCTCCGTATGCAGTTGCTAAAATGTATGCCTATTGGATTACCGTAAATTATAGAGAAGCATATAATATGTTTGCGTGTAATGGTATTTTATTCAATCACGAATCACCTATTAGAGGAGAAACCTTTGTAACTAGAAAAATTACCAGAGCTACAGCGCGTATAGCATTGGGCTTACAAGATAAAATGTATTTAGGAAATTTAGATGCAAAACGAGACTGGGGGCACGCCAAAGATTATGTACGTATGATGTGGATGATTTTACAAGCAGAAACTCCAGAAGACTGGGTAATTGCAACTGGTAAAACTACTTCGGTACGCGAATTTGTTCGCTTAAGTTTTGCTGAAGTTGGTATAGAATTAGAGTTTAAAGGAACGGGTGTAAACGAAAGAGCTGTAATAAAAGCTTGTAACAATAAAGACTATCAAGTAGCTATTGGAAAAGAAGTATTGGCTGTAGATCCTACCTATTTTAGACCAACAGAAGTAGATTTACTAATTGGAGATCCTACCAAAGCAAATACAAAATTAGGATGGACTCCAAAGTATAATTTACAAGAACTTGTAAAGGATATGATGCAAAGCGATTTAAAGCTAATGCAAAAAGATCAATATTTAAAAGATGGTGGTTATACTACTTTAAATTATTTTGAATAA
- a CDS encoding adenylyltransferase/cytidyltransferase family protein has product MKKKVFVSGCYDLLHSGHVAFFKEASSYGDLHVGIGSDKTVEELKGRLTINSELERLYMVKAIRYVTDAFINSGNGIMDFEEQLKVLQPDYFVVNEDGYSPKKKELCKELGIELVVLNRIPSSGLPERSTTSLRNGNKSQLPYRIDLAGTWIDQVYVSKYAPGWAITLSLEPVIEYNERCGMSTSTRNAAKKIWPYTLPLEKPEKLAEILFRYENKPGNEFVSGAQDAIGICMPGLVRHYYDNDYWPKKIESIHTEEILCWLEEHLYMVLLWPRKQGLELMHNTEINKTNVTQLAMASEAVWNAILAKDLQAFASAFLKSFKAQTTMFPAMLNNEINEVIASYKNEALAWKLAGAGGGGYLILVSEKPIKDAIKIKIRRKNTGI; this is encoded by the coding sequence ATGAAAAAGAAAGTATTTGTATCGGGGTGTTATGATTTATTGCACTCTGGCCACGTAGCATTTTTTAAGGAAGCCTCTTCCTATGGAGACTTGCATGTTGGTATAGGATCTGATAAAACCGTAGAAGAGTTAAAAGGACGCCTTACCATTAATAGTGAGCTAGAGCGTTTGTATATGGTAAAAGCAATCCGCTATGTTACCGATGCATTTATAAATTCTGGAAACGGAATTATGGATTTTGAGGAACAGTTAAAAGTATTACAACCAGATTATTTTGTTGTAAATGAAGATGGTTATTCACCCAAAAAGAAAGAGCTGTGTAAAGAATTAGGTATAGAATTGGTGGTTTTAAACAGAATTCCGAGTTCTGGCCTTCCAGAGCGTTCTACCACTTCTTTACGCAATGGAAATAAATCTCAATTACCGTATCGTATTGATTTGGCAGGTACTTGGATAGATCAGGTGTATGTTTCTAAATATGCACCAGGATGGGCAATTACACTTTCGTTAGAACCTGTTATAGAATATAACGAACGTTGTGGAATGAGTACTTCAACCAGAAATGCAGCAAAAAAAATATGGCCTTATACGTTACCTTTAGAAAAGCCAGAAAAATTAGCTGAAATTTTGTTCCGTTATGAAAATAAACCAGGGAATGAATTTGTTTCAGGAGCACAAGATGCTATTGGAATTTGTATGCCGGGTCTGGTAAGACATTATTACGATAATGATTATTGGCCAAAAAAAATAGAATCCATTCATACGGAAGAAATATTATGTTGGTTAGAAGAACATTTATATATGGTATTATTGTGGCCTCGCAAACAAGGCTTGGAGTTAATGCACAATACAGAAATTAATAAAACCAATGTAACACAATTAGCAATGGCATCGGAAGCGGTTTGGAACGCTATTTTAGCAAAGGATTTACAAGCATTTGCTAGCGCATTTTTAAAATCGTTTAAAGCACAAACAACCATGTTTCCTGCAATGCTAAATAATGAAATAAACGAAGTAATAGCTTCGTATAAAAATGAAGCCTTAGCTTGGAAATTAGCAGGAGCTGGTGGAGGTGGTTATCTTATATTAGTTTCAGAAAAACCGATTAAAGATGCCATAAAAATAAAAATTAGAAGAAAAAACACTGGAATTTAA
- a CDS encoding sensor histidine kinase: MYRVLQELMVNMQKHSKATLVAIAFKKNMNEYIINYSDNGKGVDLTGLKLRNGLKNVETRIKSIQGIINFESSLNKGFKVFISFKK; the protein is encoded by the coding sequence ATTTATAGAGTATTACAAGAGCTTATGGTTAATATGCAAAAGCATAGTAAAGCAACATTGGTTGCCATTGCTTTTAAAAAAAATATGAATGAATACATTATAAATTATTCAGATAACGGAAAAGGAGTTGATTTAACAGGCCTAAAATTGCGTAATGGACTTAAAAATGTGGAAACCCGTATAAAATCTATTCAGGGAATTATTAATTTTGAATCATCTTTAAATAAAGGTTTTAAAGTCTTTATAAGTTTTAAAAAATAA